The Candidatus Cloacimonadota bacterium genome contains the following window.
GAAAATAATATTTACTTCCAGCGGAGAAAGCTGGGATTCCGTAATTGACCCTCGCTTCGGACGTACAGATTTCATTTTGTTGTACGATGAAGAAAACGATAAGCTTAGCAGTATTGATAATCGTGACATCATGAACGTAGCTCATGGTGCAGGTCCAAAAACTGCCGAAAAGATATTTGGATTGGGAGCAGATGT
Protein-coding sequences here:
- a CDS encoding dinitrogenase iron-molybdenum cofactor biosynthesis protein, whose product is MKIIFTSSGESWDSVIDPRFGRTDFILLYDEENDKLSSIDNRDIMNVAHGAGPKTAEKIFGLGADVLITGNGPGGNAASILAKMPLKIYVRAGGMTIRQAYEAYKNNQLVQGA